A DNA window from Cobetia marina contains the following coding sequences:
- a CDS encoding HvfC/BufC N-terminal domain-containing protein yields MTHASTTATTASQFDRRALTQLQDATAAYLAAPSPDTRSIAAQAVISDELASAEERLGIYATAYRLRLFDVFGGDFEAVHTLIGDDAFGLLCREYLNAHPPSHYSIRWAGQHFPAFVAAREPRRSLVTEMAAFEWALGLALDAEEIAPLSVETLQGLAPQDWPTLRLAAHPSLHHFAFHFDTPAIWKSIDNDEPPRAPVESDIPTPWIVWRQPTEGAPEVHYRSLEPLEALVLNAILSAGDDGLSFASLGELLAPEVGAEAAPGAAINLLVQWIPAGMLIRPEDTGRASRHTSDRIA; encoded by the coding sequence ATGACGCATGCATCGACCACAGCGACGACAGCATCACAGTTCGATCGCCGCGCCTTGACCCAGCTTCAGGACGCCACCGCCGCCTATCTGGCCGCGCCGTCACCCGACACCCGCAGCATCGCGGCACAGGCTGTCATCAGTGATGAGCTGGCCAGTGCCGAGGAGCGCCTTGGCATCTATGCCACGGCTTACCGCCTGCGCCTGTTCGATGTCTTCGGCGGTGATTTCGAGGCCGTGCACACCTTGATTGGCGATGATGCCTTCGGCTTGCTGTGTCGCGAGTACCTCAATGCCCATCCGCCGAGCCACTACTCGATCCGCTGGGCAGGCCAGCACTTTCCGGCCTTCGTGGCCGCGCGCGAACCCCGGCGTTCGCTGGTCACCGAGATGGCGGCCTTCGAATGGGCACTGGGGCTGGCACTGGATGCCGAGGAGATCGCGCCGCTCAGCGTCGAGACCCTGCAAGGGCTCGCCCCGCAAGACTGGCCGACGCTGAGACTGGCAGCCCATCCGTCACTGCATCACTTCGCCTTTCATTTCGATACGCCGGCCATCTGGAAATCCATCGACAATGACGAGCCGCCACGTGCGCCGGTCGAGAGCGACATCCCCACGCCATGGATCGTCTGGCGTCAGCCCACCGAGGGCGCACCCGAGGTGCACTATCGCTCTCTCGAGCCATTGGAAGCGCTGGTGCTCAACGCCATTCTCTCTGCCGGTGATGACGGCCTGAGCTTCGCCTCACTGGGAGAGTTGCTGGCCCCCGAAGTCGGCGCCGAGGCAGCGCCGGGCGCCGCCATCAACCTGCTGGTGCAATGGATACCGGCCGGCATGCTGATACGGCCCGAAGACACCGGACGAGCCAGCCGCCATACCTCAGACCGTATTGCCTGA
- a CDS encoding pseudouridine synthase has product MLPLDILFQDDVLVVVQKPSGLLVHRSPIDKHETEFLLQRLRDQIGMHVFPVHRLDRPTSGLMVFGLSPEAARKLSAAFEEQQVSKRYLAVVRGVAPEQERLDYGLRKEEGRLPKAQMPEQEAITDIRRLAQVELPVAIDRYPQSRFSLVEARPLTGRRHQIRRHLSRRGYPIIGDARHGKGNYNRYFASTLECPRLLLAAVGLELPHPEGGWLRLSCPPDGAYAALLARFGWLGHLPERHAIHQAERPESDLAGRPTDDLPE; this is encoded by the coding sequence ATCTTGCCACTCGACATCCTGTTTCAGGATGACGTGCTGGTGGTGGTGCAGAAGCCTTCTGGCCTGCTGGTGCATCGCAGCCCCATCGACAAGCATGAGACGGAATTTCTGCTGCAGCGCCTGCGTGACCAGATCGGCATGCACGTCTTCCCGGTGCATCGTCTCGATCGCCCGACCTCCGGGCTGATGGTCTTCGGCCTCTCACCGGAAGCCGCCCGCAAGCTGAGCGCCGCCTTCGAGGAACAGCAGGTCAGCAAACGCTATCTGGCCGTGGTGCGTGGCGTCGCTCCCGAACAGGAACGCCTGGACTACGGCCTGCGCAAGGAAGAGGGTCGCCTGCCCAAGGCCCAGATGCCGGAGCAGGAAGCCATCACCGACATCCGCCGACTGGCGCAGGTCGAGCTGCCCGTCGCGATCGACCGCTACCCCCAGTCACGCTTCTCGCTGGTGGAGGCACGCCCCTTGACCGGCCGTCGACACCAGATTCGTCGGCACCTGTCGCGCCGTGGCTATCCCATCATCGGAGATGCCAGGCACGGCAAGGGCAACTACAATCGTTACTTCGCCTCGACCCTGGAATGTCCGCGTCTGCTGCTGGCGGCGGTCGGACTGGAACTGCCGCACCCCGAGGGTGGCTGGTTGCGTCTTTCATGCCCACCGGATGGCGCCTACGCTGCCCTGCTGGCGCGCTTTGGCTGGCTGGGGCATCTGCCGGAGCGCCATGCCATCCA